Part of the Chitinispirillales bacterium genome, TCGACAGGAATCAACTCGGATAGCCGAATACAAAAAGGAAAATATGGCGAACACATGCGATAAGATAACTGCAAATCCAACCCGATCGTTTGTCATTACAAATGACGTAGAGCCGCTCCCCAAGCGGAAAATCGGGGGGGGGGGGGGGGGGAGATCGTTCCTCAACAGTATTCACGCGATTCTCGCACAAATTTAGTGCATTTATACAAAGATTTTTCCTGCAACATTGCCTCTCCGAAACAGATAGTTTAAAATTTCATTTAAAACATTTCAAAAACATATCCCGATTTTATAAAATCACAACGGAATTTATTTCTGCAGAGATATTTTTACGTTGTAAATCCTTAATATGCAAAAACAAACGGTTACAGGATCATTATTTTATCATTGGAGGTTTTTATGAAGTTGTTTAACACAACAAAAACAACAAACACTGACTCGGGCAGTGTTTTGAAGATTAAGGTAATTGCAGCTGCGATGTCTTGTATTATCGCCTGCGCAACAGTATTTATGCTTGCGGGATGCAGCGGAGGCAATGACGGTAACAACAATGGTGATGTAGTTAACACAGCACAGACAGTAACGTATTCGGGATACTCCGGCAGTGTATTATATACGCTGAAAGTTACCGAGAATTTATCCGTCATGGCGGTTTATGCCGCAAAAGGCGGCGACAGTTACGAGTTGACGGTCGGCGCAAAGAAGAGCACAGGAACGGTAAACGCTGTGCAGGCGGGAGTTATGACCCTTGCACCAAGCAAAAATCCCGCTCAAACTTTTACGGCAACCGTTTCGGGAAGCGATATTACCGCAATGTCGGGAGTAGTGCTCTTTGACGGCAACGATGGAAGTCAGGAGGCTCCAAGCACATTGACTCAAACCGAACAGGTAATCGATGACGCGCTTTTTACCAATGAAGGAGAGGCATGGATAGACAGCGGCAGCGTAACAAAAGGCGGTTATGTATTTCGGCAAGACAATACCTACGATTATCTTAGCGGAAGTGAGCATAATGTTTCGTCAACAGGAACTTATTCGGCAAAGCAAGGCACACTTACAATTAAGCAAAACGGTATTGAGACATCGCAAAGTTATACATATTCTTTTACAAATTTAGGGCAGTTAAGCATTCGCAATGTTTTCGGAGATGTAACGCTCTACACGAAAACCGTTATCACTAACGTAGAACCGACCCTTCCCGGTACGATTACCGTTTCTGCCGCTGAGAATAAGGCTATTGTGGGAAATCTTCTTACAGCAGTTTATAATGACGGACTTGCAGGCGTTTCTTATACATGGAAAAGAGGAAGCGAAGAAGTAGGTAATCAAAGCGCTTTTACCCCTCAACAGGTAGGAAGTTACACGGTAACGGTAAGTCTTGAAGGATATAAATCGTTGGTAAGCGCGGCTGTGGCGGTAAAAAGCGGCAACAGTCAGGCGTTTGAAAGCATTGCTGCTTTGGATGAGTATCTTTCGGCGCAGCCGGCAAACACTGTGGCAACGGCATTTGACGTTTCTCTGGACGTAGAAAGCATAAGCGGTCTTTCGAATACTCTTAAAAACAACGATAAAAAGTATGTAAGTCTTGACCTTTCGGGCAGCGCATTTACGAGTATCGCCAAAGAAACATTTGAATATTGCAGCACTCTTACAAGCATTATAATTCCCGAGGGAGTAACAGACATAGGCGATTATGCTTTTCATAACTGTTCAAATCTTGAAAGCGTAATGTTTTTTGGAGAAACATTAAAGACAATCGGCAAAGAGACTTTTTGGTATTGTCCTAAACTCAGCGACATAAGTCTTCCAGCAAGCCTTACTACAATAAAAGACATGGCGTTTGAGATGAGCGGCATTACATCAATTACAATTCCTAAGAACGTAACAAGCATAGGCGCCACAGTGTTCAGAGTTTGTAATAAACTTACCCAGATAAACGTAGAGACGGCTAACGCAAACTACTCTTCGCTGGACGGAGTACTTTACAACAAGGCGAAAACCACTCTTATAGCGTATCCGACAGGAAAAACACAGGCATCTTTTACTGTTCCGGCGAGTGTTACGGGGTTCTCGGACGGCGCTTTTGAGTGGAACAAAAATCTTACCGAGGTTATTCTTCACGACGGAATCAAATCGCTTGCATGGACAATGTTTGAATCCAGCGCGATTAACAATCTGATTGTTCCGGCAAGCGTTACAAGCATTAGTAACAGCGCATTTTTGGGCTGCGAAAACCTTACTACGATAACATTTTTGGGCTCGTCATGCAGTATTAACTCAAACGCGTTTGGTCCTGCGGGTGATTTGCATACAAAATATGCAGCCGGCGGTGCGGGAATGTATACCAGACCCAACGGACAAAGTTATGTATGGACTAAATCGCAGTATAATTCGCAGGTTTCCACTCCTGTCGCACAACCTTTGGCAGGAAAAATTATTGCGGGAACAAAAGTAACTCTTACATCAACAGCAGGAGCCGATATTTGGTACACTCTTGACGGCAGCACTCCGAGTGTTGACGGCGCTACAAGCACAAAGTACACTTCGCAGATAACAATTAACTATCCCGTAACTATAAAAGCGATTGGGTCTAAGGCTAATACGAAAGAGAGTTCAATGCTTACCGCAGTATATACGATAGACGGTCCGGTAACTTACAACGCTCAAAGTATTGCGGATGCAAGCGTCTGGTTGACTGCATTGCCTGCCAATACATTACAAGACCTCTACATTATTAAACTTAATGTAAATGATTTGGGAGGAAGTTACGGCATGGTCGGAAGTCTCGGCAAAGCAATTAAACAAAACGACTCCAAGTTTGTGGAGTTAGACCTTTCGTCAAGTACAATTACCAAAGTTGACTCTTTGGCATTCGGATATTGCACGGGGCTTACCGGTATAAAACTTCCCGAGACTGTTGAGTCGATAGGGAACAGTGCGTTCAAGTATTGCAGCAAACTCGAAAGCATAGACATTCCGGACAATTGCATAAGTATCGGGAATGAATCTTTTAGCGGATGCTCTACTCTTGTTTCGGCTAACATAGGAAAAGGAGTAACAACAATTAATATGTATGCTTTTTATGACTGCGGTAAATTAGCAAATTTCAGTATCCCGGAAAAAGTATCTGAAATCCGATTCGGTGCATGTTCGGGATGTAAGGCTCTTACCGAAGTTGTTATTCCGGCAAGCGTTATAAAAATTCAGGGGGATGCCTTCTACGGATGCGATAATCTTGTTAAGGTAACGTTTGACTGCGATATTAACAACAGTGATAATTTCCAATCCCAAAGTTTCCCGGGTGATTTGCGTACCAAGTATATGGGTTCCGGCGGCGGTGCGGGAACATACGAACGTACTTTGGACTCCGAAGAATGGACGAAGAGGTAAACGGTAGAATGCTTTTTGATGGATGACGGTTATTTTGAACGTGTCGTCGAGGTACCGACGGCACGGTTTTTTAGATATTGACTTTCCTCGTAACAATAAATTATATTTTCTTTAGAAATTACAACAGAACAAGAGAATAAATCAAATGTTTCTATTATTGCCGACAGATAAATTAACTACAAAACCCGCCCGTGTTACCCATACGATCGATTTGCCGCAAAGCCGCTTCCCAAGCGGAAAGTCTGGGAGGGACGCTTAACATTCCTTAGCGGATTACACATGATTCCCGCGCAAATTAAGGGCGTTCTCACAAAGATTTTTAAGGCGGTCGCGCCGAGCCGAAATCGACCGTTCTAAAAATCGTCAAAAACATTCCGTAATATATCCCAAAAAAGATGTCTTTTTCAAGAAAAGATTTGTCTCAATACGTATAAATTTTTACCAAACGAATTCGATCGCTTCGTTGTGATTGGGCTGACGGAAAATGTCATTGCGATGACAAAGTCCGAAGCAATTCAGAGATAGGAGTAAGCAAACTATAGACGGACGATAGGGGAATGGGAGAGATTAGATTGCCACGCTAACGCTCGCAATGACAAAACAAACACCCATTGTCATTGCGAGGAGTGAAACGATGAAGCAATCCAGAAGTAGAATATTGAAAGAGAAAATTATTAAACACAGGAGCGTTATATGCAGAACAAAAACAGATTTTTAAAAGTATTGGCGGCGATAATTACCGTATTGTTTGTGACGATAAATGCGGCGGAGTATGTGCAGAATCGTCAACAACCTTATAATGCCAACGATATTTATACATGTATTCGTCCCGCACAGGTAGAGGTTTATCCGCTTGGCGGCTTAGTCGCGGATTATGTGAAATTTAGAGCGCCGCAAGACGCCAAAATAGATATTGCGATAGGCAAAGGCGGCATTGGTGGAAATATGTATCCGCAGGCGCCGTTTATTGGATGGCATAACGGATATGATGGAAATCTTGGCGGGCAAACACTTGTTAAAGTTACAGGTATGGATAATTTTACCATAGACAATATTATCGCAAATGGCGCTATAGGCGGCGGTGAATATTTAAAAAGAGGAAATTGGGATTGAAAAAATAATGCGGTAACAGGATTATTTCGCCGCGCTCGCAATGACGGGATAGGAGAGAAATACCGTTTTGTATAACTTATGCATTTTATTTTGCCGACTTGTCTGCCGAAATATTATATTACGGGCGGAAAACTTAAATATGAGGAGGAAACTCTATATGAAAAAATTGACTTTGGCGCTTGTCTTTGCGTTTGTTTTTGTAACGGGCGTTTTTGCCGAACTTAAAATCGGGTATGTAAATTCGGATGCCATTTTGGAACAGTACAGCGGAACAAAATCGGCGGAAGAGGAATTGAGAAAGCAATATGCAAAATGGGAACAGGAAGCTAATAAAAAAGAAGAAAATATTCGCAAAATGCAGGAAAATCTTAATAAACAGGCGTTGCTTTTGAGTGAAGAGCGCAAAGCTCAGATTCAGAAAGAAATGCAGGATTCCATGATGCTTTATCAGCAATTTTTGCAGGACAAATTCGGTCAACAAGGTGAAGCGGCTCAAAAAAATAACGAACTTCTGCGTCCGATTGTCGAAAAAGTTAATAATATCATCAATAAAATAGCGGCGGACGAAAACTATGATTTTATTTTTGATTCGAAAGCGGGCGTAGTTTTTGCTAAAAAGAGTTATGATTTGACGGAAAAGGTTATTAAATCACTTAATTCGGGGAAATAATTTTTGCTGCTAAAAGAAATTGTTAAAGAAACCGACGGCATTCTCAGCGATTTGACTCTTGAAAACGTTGAAATCTTCGGAATTTCGTCTTTGGATTTGGCAAGCGAAAATCATATTTCTTTTATAGTGAAGCAAAATTATACGGAGCATGCAAAAAATTCTAAAGCGGCTGCGGTTTTTGTAAAGAACGGCTGGGAAATTTCTAAT contains:
- a CDS encoding leucine-rich repeat protein; the protein is MKLFNTTKTTNTDSGSVLKIKVIAAAMSCIIACATVFMLAGCSGGNDGNNNGDVVNTAQTVTYSGYSGSVLYTLKVTENLSVMAVYAAKGGDSYELTVGAKKSTGTVNAVQAGVMTLAPSKNPAQTFTATVSGSDITAMSGVVLFDGNDGSQEAPSTLTQTEQVIDDALFTNEGEAWIDSGSVTKGGYVFRQDNTYDYLSGSEHNVSSTGTYSAKQGTLTIKQNGIETSQSYTYSFTNLGQLSIRNVFGDVTLYTKTVITNVEPTLPGTITVSAAENKAIVGNLLTAVYNDGLAGVSYTWKRGSEEVGNQSAFTPQQVGSYTVTVSLEGYKSLVSAAVAVKSGNSQAFESIAALDEYLSAQPANTVATAFDVSLDVESISGLSNTLKNNDKKYVSLDLSGSAFTSIAKETFEYCSTLTSIIIPEGVTDIGDYAFHNCSNLESVMFFGETLKTIGKETFWYCPKLSDISLPASLTTIKDMAFEMSGITSITIPKNVTSIGATVFRVCNKLTQINVETANANYSSLDGVLYNKAKTTLIAYPTGKTQASFTVPASVTGFSDGAFEWNKNLTEVILHDGIKSLAWTMFESSAINNLIVPASVTSISNSAFLGCENLTTITFLGSSCSINSNAFGPAGDLHTKYAAGGAGMYTRPNGQSYVWTKSQYNSQVSTPVAQPLAGKIIAGTKVTLTSTAGADIWYTLDGSTPSVDGATSTKYTSQITINYPVTIKAIGSKANTKESSMLTAVYTIDGPVTYNAQSIADASVWLTALPANTLQDLYIIKLNVNDLGGSYGMVGSLGKAIKQNDSKFVELDLSSSTITKVDSLAFGYCTGLTGIKLPETVESIGNSAFKYCSKLESIDIPDNCISIGNESFSGCSTLVSANIGKGVTTINMYAFYDCGKLANFSIPEKVSEIRFGACSGCKALTEVVIPASVIKIQGDAFYGCDNLVKVTFDCDINNSDNFQSQSFPGDLRTKYMGSGGGAGTYERTLDSEEWTKR
- a CDS encoding OmpH family outer membrane protein, with protein sequence MKKLTLALVFAFVFVTGVFAELKIGYVNSDAILEQYSGTKSAEEELRKQYAKWEQEANKKEENIRKMQENLNKQALLLSEERKAQIQKEMQDSMMLYQQFLQDKFGQQGEAAQKNNELLRPIVEKVNNIINKIAADENYDFIFDSKAGVVFAKKSYDLTEKVIKSLNSGK